GTGACAAGCTAATGAACCTATTTCAACAACGAGTGAATAATAATTTTTCAATCCTATCAATATAGCTAACGTAGGGTCTAAAATGCTATTCTTTCGAGAGTCTTCACAAGTCATAGAATTTAAAACAAATACAAATAAGAAAACCTCTAAGACCATCTTGGAACCACCCAAAATCATCTTTATTATGACCATGTTTgaaatattattaatatgttTGAAACCTTGAGAGTAACTTTAGCAAGGTCAGAATCGTTCCAAAACACATATTTAAACtctcaaaatcaatttaatatttaatttcattccaaatattttcaaatgtttgacaacattttatgaatgattttgataaaataagatttaagaaatcgaaatatttttaattttgggttCTAATTATTGATTAGACATTTTTATGGATATTTGAAAGTAAGTATTAATAAAAAAGATTGAggttaaaatgtaaaattttgaaataaaatgatcaaattgaaataaaaattcaaattttaaagtaaaataataatatattatcaTATAGGaactaaatcaaaatttaaaaagtactAAATCTATAAGctttttaaaacattagaaCTAAATAGATTGGGTGGAAGCAATGTCCTTACCAAAGAACCTTTAAAACAACCCCGCGTGGCATGCGCCCCTACACCGTTACGTACCATTATCTAAAATGGTAGTGGCGGCGAGGCTCAAACTTCTTTCACTCCCTTCTTCTCTTCCCTCTCTTCATTTCCCCTCGTTGCCATTCCCATCTTCCGCAACAATATTTGCATCTCAATCCATCAACACTAACCCTAGTTTCAAGCTCAAAatggcttcttcttcttcatcttcttcatcttcttcttatGGCAAAGTCATCGATTCACATCTCCACGTCTGGGCATCTCCTGAAGAGGTAAAATCAGATCGTTCATTCTTTAGTCAACAATAATGTCAAAATCCCTCCAATTTTTTGTTGTATAAGCATCAAATCCTGACTCACTCGTCGCTCTTAGGCTGCTGCAAAATACCCTTACTTTCCAGGCCAAGAACCCACCTTGACTGGGCATGTTGATTTCTTGCTTCAGGTATCCCTTCAATTTAATTCTCTAATTTAGGCACTGACCCATCTTCTGGAATGCGAACATAGTCATAGATGTAAGGGAAATTAATGATATATAAGCAAATAATAGCATTTCATATGAGGCCCTCCTGGGTAAAACTAAAAGTAATATCAAAAGGGTTTCGACTGAACAGATAAAATTATGTTATGCTTATTGTGGAGTTATGAAGAAGGCAGTTTTCATGGTATATCTAACAAAGGTCAACTGAGATTTCAATGCTGGGAGCCACTTATACGATATATATCTATGACAATGATGATGAACAGGACGGTGGTCCAATTTAGGGTAACTACAGTCCATACTTTCAGTTAATCCAACCCAAGTGTTAAATTCCAAGATTTACTCCTGACCCATATTAAGTAATCACCATTTTCGACAATCATCCAAATAGTTTGTTAGTTTGGTAGAGTTCCAATTTTTTTTGGTTTACCATAAGGAagctatatttaaaaacaaactgtaaCATTTACTCTCCCTTATCAGTCTATGGAAGAAGCAGGAGTAGATGGTGCACTTATTGTCCAGCCAATCAACCACAAATTTGATCACTCTTATGTGACCAGGTCAGGCCTGAGAGCTATTAATCATAAGCATGTTAGATGTTCAGGATATGCCACATGCCTTGAATCACGATGCAAAATGATGTTTCTATTTCAATTAGGATAAGCTTGCACATTACATTTAGAAGTGTCTAAGCATGAATCCTAATAGTTCATGATGTTAACCTAATTTGGTGAATGCATTTACTTTTGGACATAAATATATTGGTTTCTAAGAATGATCATAAAAGAAGCAGTTTTGTAACTTCTCCAAAATCATCTCAAACTCGATCATCTTACTTTGGAATAAAGAAAAACACTTCAAAACAGGATTGTCCTTCGGAATAAGGAAGAATACTTTCGAGTAACTTTTAGAGTTTACATGGTAGTTGAATTTCTCAAAATCCTATATATAACTAAAACCACTTTGGTGCTTAGTACTTGTTTCTCCAAAAGATACTTCCAGTGATCTATTTTAAAATCGCACTAAGTGAATCTTAAACTCATCTGATAGTCTCTCTATTTGGGAATAAATGTTCTCATGGTTTAGGAAACTATACTGATGTGACATCCCAAAGTACATCTTCATTCCAAATCTTCTATGGACagtgtaataaataaatatccAAACAAATTCGTTGGGTGTTGCCTAGCAAATCCAGCCAAAGATGGAAGTGGAATTCAGCAGCTCGAACATCTTGTAACAAAGGTTTTTGACTTTTGGCTAGTTCTCCGACAAAACAACACATACTGCTATCCTAACTCAGCAAAGTGATTTCGATGTACTCTCTTTGTTCTTATAGGATGGATACTCCGCTGTTCGCTTTAATCCATACTTATGGCCGTCAGGTCAAAAGGTTGCTGTGTGATATTTTGAATCCAGATTGCTCTGATCTACTTCCTACTTTCACTTCAATATGTTTTCCTAACACGTGTAATGATATTTGCAGATGACAAATGAGGTGGGGAAAGCATTATTCTCTACAGCAGGAAAACTTGGGATTCCTGTGGGTTTCATGTGCATGAAGGTAGTTTCAAATGTACCCTAATAGGCTTCCTATCAGTAATTTAGATATGACTAGGGTAAACCCTTTCAGGGGCTAAGCCTTCATGTCGAAGAGATAAAAGAGCTTTGTACAGAGTTCCCTTCAACCACTGTACTGCTTGATCACTTGGGTTTTT
This region of Cucumis melo cultivar AY chromosome 7, USDA_Cmelo_AY_1.0, whole genome shotgun sequence genomic DNA includes:
- the LOC103494570 gene encoding uncharacterized protein LOC103494570, which codes for MVVAARLKLLSLPSSLPSLHFPSLPFPSSATIFASQSINTNPSFKLKMASSSSSSSSSSYGKVIDSHLHVWASPEEAAAKYPYFPGQEPTLTGHVDFLLQSMEEAGVDGALIVQPINHKFDHSYVTSVINKYPNKFVGCCLANPAKDGSGIQQLEHLVTKDGYSAVRFNPYLWPSGQKMTNEVGKALFSTAGKLGIPVGFMCMKGLSLHVEEIKELCTEFPSTTVLLDHLGFCKPPENEEDSLALSHLLELASFPQIYVKFSALFRVSRRPFPYLDLTRLLSQIVSSFGANRIMWGSDFPFVVLECGYNGAIDAVTLIANEISLSSGELEWIKGKTVAHLFQSRWISS